GTAATCTCCCGAGGTTCCTTGGCCAGGGCGTAGCCACCGCTGACACCACGGTAAGATACCACAATCCCTGCGGCAAGCAAGGAGCGTAAGATTTTAATCAAGAACCGTAGGGGAATCTTCTCTGCCTCGGCAATGGTCTTGGCTTCCACCAACTGCCCCTTAGGTAAACCCGCAAGATAATAAACCGCCCTAAAGGCATAATCTGTAGCCTGATTAAGCTTCATGCACATCCCTGCTTTCTTGAGCAACGGCTATTCCTTTATTTCTATGGGAAAACTTGCCCAAAAGGTGGTTCCCTCTGTTTCACTGACCTGGAAGGAAACCTTTCCCTGTAAGTAACGCTCCGCAAGTAATTTCATGCTATAGGTACCCACCCCACGGCCGCTACCCTTGGTGGAGAATGACCTTTTAAAAATTTGCAGTTGCACTTCCCTGGGCATCACCTGGGGATTGTTGACCCAAAACTTCACCTGCCGGTCTTTTTGCACCACTCCTAATTTTACAGTTTCTCCAGGTTGTGAAGCTTCTATGGCATTTTTAATCATATTACCGAGTATTCTTCTGAGAAGCACCGGATCACAGCAAAAGGTAATGTTTTCGGTATTTTCACTAAGGTTCAGAACAATACCACGGGCGGCAGGATGATTGGCAAATTGCTCCACAACTTGGCCCAGCAGTTTCTGAGCTTCGAGAGGAACCCGTCGCACAACCAGCTCGTTATTCTCAGCACTCATCAAGTCCCGCTGCTCTAAAATTTCCTCAATTAACGCATCCGCCACTTCCTCCAGATCTTGCAGCAGCTCTTGTTTTATGTGGGGGTCTTTACTGGAGCCCAACAGCTCCACAATACCCCGTAAACTGCCGGCAGTATTGATGATATCGTGGAAAAAGATTTTTTCCAGTACCTGTCGTCTTTTTTCATCACTGATGTTGTTAATAAAAACAATGGTAAAGCACTGGTCATCTAAAACAAAGGGGGTGGCAGTTATGAGCAGGTCCAAAGCTTCCCTTTCGTCCCCTCGCTTAACAGAGATTCTACACTCCTGGGAGGTTTTTTGCCCGCAAAGACTACTAATGATAGCGAAGGCCGCCCCACAGGTGCGACAGGTTTCCGTAGTACCGCAGCCGGCTTGATTTTCACAGGCATGCTCACAGGCTAAGATTTCACCCGGTCGCTTGCCCAGAATAAGTTTGGGATCATCAATATTTAACAACTCTAACAAGGCCTGATTGCAATGGACCAATTGGCGCTGTTGGTTTAGAATCATCATTACATTGGGTAACGCATCAAAAACACTTTGCATCTCCAGCAGTTTAGAGACCGCCTGGGATTGCTCCATTACTTTACTCAGCGGTAATCTGGCGGCAGGAGCAAAATGGCTAAAGTGTCCTTGGTATAACATTCCACTCAATGTCAACAACGCTCCCTTAAGAAATTTCCTATTATAAAGATAGTTCAGCAAACAAAGCCAAATATCCTTTCCGGGGCAATCATTTTCCCAGCAGGACAAAGAAGCACTAACCACTATCGCGGTTAGTGCTTCTGCATTGAGGACTTAACATTTCTCTTATGTCGCAACTATACTGCAACTGTTGGCTGTCCAAACTGGGGACACTGCTTCAGGATTTATCAAATAGCCCCCGGCTATTTTTATCTGAGCTGTGACACTTCTCGGGTCACAACCATATGATGGACTAAAGGTAATATGCTTTGCCTAATTTTTGGAAAAAGGGGGCTTGCTATGCAGGGTTAGGATAATAAGGCTTTGATTACTGGTCTACAGCAAGTAGATAACCAAAAATATTAAAAATACAAGGGAGGTAAAATCATGGGCTTTGGTTATGGTGGCGATGTTGGCTACGGTGGCAACTGCGGCTGCGGTGGCGGCGGTGGTTTTTGGGGTCCAAATTCCTTTATCATTTTCTTAATCCTCATCCTGCTGCTTGGTGGCGGCGGCTATTGCAGAGAAGAATAATTTAAACCCATTTTTTATGGCAGAGTAACACTTTAGCTGAAAAGCCATATCATGAACTAAGGTTCTAACCAACTAACAAATTATAAAGGAGGGGCTTCGATGTCTGGCGGTTACAACAACAATTCTTTCATAGTTTTCCTGATTCTCATCCTGTTACTGTTAGGTGGTTTTGGCTACGGCTATGGCTACGGCACCCACAATGCTGAATAGTAATGTCAACTTATAAAAATTAAAAGGAGGTCATCCCATGGGTTACGGTTTCGGTGGTGGCTACAATCAAAATACTTTTATCATCTTCTTAATCCTCATCCTATTGCTTGGTGGCGGCTTTGGCTATGGCTATAGTGCCGACAAGTAAAGCTACCTTATTTTGTTACACAGCATATTAGTACAGTGGAAGGAGGTTATTTGATGGGCTACGGTTTTGGTGGTGGTTACAACCAAAATGCTTTTATTATTTTCCTGATCCTCATCCTGCTGCTTGGTGGCGGCTATGGTTACGGTGGATACAGCGCTGACAAATAGATTGCTCTACTGAACAAAACTCCTGTTGGCAGGAGTTTTGTTTTTTGCGTAACAGCTATAGGTTTTATACAACTTTGGTACCGCATTCAGGACAAAACTTAGCTTTTGTTTTCAACATATGCCTTTAATTCTATGTACTAAACCCATCCCAAATGATTCCTTCATAAAAAAATAGCGAGCCATCTCTGACTCGCTAAAACCCTATCAGCTTGTGAACTCCCAGTAACTTAGCCGACATTAATACCACCGACACCACTAAAAAGATGCGAATCCATTTATCCCCTTTAGAGACAGAAAACATACTGCCAAAATATGCCCCCACAGCATTGCCCAAAGAGAGAACAATACCCAAGACCCAGTCTACTTTGCCACTTAAAACAAAGACCAATAATGAGGCGAAGATATAAATAATTGTCACAGAAACCTTAATACTATTGATCTTAACCAGTGACATGCCGGTTATTAAAGCCATGGCAGCTATAATAATAAAACCAACTCCGGCTTGAATAAAGCCTCCGTAGAAACCAACCCCAAAGAAGGCTAAGCTAGCCAAAATTAAACGGGGTTTACTTAAGTTTTCGCCTATTTCCCCCATATTTAAAAACCTTTTTTCCGGCCTTACGATAACTAAAACGGCCACAACAATCATGACAATGGCCAGTATCTTATTGAACATGTCATCTGACAGAGAAATGGCAAACTTGGCCCCTACAATGGACCCCAGTACTGCTGGTATACCAAAGATGGCACTTAATTTAGGGTAAAAGTAACCCTTATTCCTAAAATAACCAATGGCCACTAGGCTTTGTACCATTAAAGCCACTCTATTGGTACCATTGGCAACCGCTGAGGGTAACCCCATAAATATTAAAGCCGGCATGGAAATCAGTGAACCCCCGCCACCCACAACATTGACAAAGCCCGACACTAAACCGGCAATTAAGACAATAATAATCTCTGTGGTTGACATATATTTGCTCCCCCTTTATTTCCCCAAATTACGTCCTTTCCAAACTTTTATGCACAAATTGTGCCATCTCGCTGAAATAAGCCCGGCGAGAGTTATCTATATGATCCCTGGCTATACGTTCCGCCAGGGCTCCATCCCTCATCCTGATGGCCTCCACCAAACGTCGGTGCTCAAGGGTAGCCTCTTGTAGCCTGCCGGGATGACTATACCCCACTCTGGTATACCGGGCAATATGATCCACCAAGGTGGTGATCATGCTGTACAAACGGTTACTATCGGCTGCTTGGTAAATAACATCATTAAACTCTTGATGCAATTTTTCCAGTTCTTCTGTTTCTCCCTTCTGCACCTTTTCTTCCAGGCAATTCATTAACTCCATTAGCTTGGCCAGTTGCTCCGGTTTTATTTTCTCTGCCGCCATCCGCGCGGCCAACCCCTCCAGCACCGCTCTGATACGATATATTTCCAAAACTTCTGAGTCAGTTACCTGGGCAACCACGGAACCGACTCGCGGCACGTGTGCCACCAGACCCTCCAACTCTAACATACGAATTGCCTCGCGAATGGGTGTCCGGCTCACCCCAAGTACCTGAGCTAATTGCCGTTCAACCAGTCTTTCCCCCGGCTTTAGTAACCCGTTTACAATGGCACCCCTTAATCTTTCATAAACCTTATCCCTAATCTGCGGCTGTGGTACCGATTCAATGGGAGCTAGCTCTAGCCTCTCAGTCATTTTTCTCCCCCTTTGGTATACCGGTATACCATTTGTTATCTAAAATAATAATAAAAAGTCAAGTTAATAAGAGCAAATCCCTTATCCTTTGCTCTGCTCTTATTATTACCTTGACTCTCCCTCATACTCCATTTTCATGTTATTTCCCCATCTTTTAAACCCTCAAACCCTCGGGGTCAGGCTTGCATAAGTGCATAACTCTCTAATTCTTTTAAAATCTTCTCACCAAATGCCCTGTTCTCTTGATTGTCTGCATAAAGGTTATAGGCCCGCGTAACATTCGATTGACTCATTCCTAAATATTTTGCAACCTCACTCCTGGTAGCCACTTTTAGACTAAGGCTAAGATAAATTATTAATCTCCTCACTTCAACATATCTTTGCTGCCTTGTCTGCACAAAAACTTCTTCCCGTTTCATACCGCTTTTCCCTATGGCAAATTCAACTATATCATCTAACCTAAGTTTAAGTTCCTTTCCCTCGGGTGGATCTGATTTTCTCTCAGGAACTATTAACTCTTCTTTTATTCCGTCTAATTGAACCTCTTTAGCAACTTGCATAAACTCTAAATATCTTTGACGTGCAATTTTTCCCTCCGCCGCAAATATACTTAACGGGAATTTTATATCCACCAAATCACTTTCAGGTTTTAAATAATCTTTATGGCTACTCCAGTAATATTGGGACAATCCTGCAATATTTGCCCGGCACGGGTTTTCGTGAATATATTTAATTAGCATTAGCAAATACTGATCTCCTTCACAAATTTCCGCCTTATACCTCTGTTGAAAGACGTGGCCAACGTGAGTATATTTCTTATTAAAATACTGGGTGTAAGATAATTGTAGTCCCTGCATAATTTTGGATAGGGGTGTTTCATAAACTTGGATTAACAGGTGGAAATGGTTGTCCATAATTACATATGCATAAAGGGAAAAGGTGTATTTCTTTTTGTATCTTTCCAGTAACACTAAATATTTCTGCTTATCTTGATTATCCTTAAAAATATCGTCCTTATTATTCCCTCGCGCTATTACATGGTATATGGCCCCATGGTAATGGACTCTTTGTTTCCTTGCCATCTTCTCACCCCGGTTCCTAATTCAGATTATTTCGAAATATTATATAGTTAGTTATGCACTTATGCAAGCCTGACCCCAGTTGGCACAGTTGGCAGTTGGTTACATTTCGCGACGTAAATCCGACATTTCAGGACAAAAACGGTTTTTCTTATTTTTTTCTGCTACTATAGATACTATCTAATTTATTTCAAAGGGAGAGTTTTTGACATGAAAAGAATAATGACCACTTTATTGGCCATGGTGATGATGATTGCTATGCTGACAGGATGCGGCAGTGACCCTGTGGCAGAGGAGCTTGAAAAATTTCTCAATCAAGACATGGTAGCAGTAAATGCAAAATATGAGGAATTGAAGGCAGAAATGAATAAGTGGGACAGCCTTGAGGACGATGCAGCGCTAATTGCCAGCCTGAAAGGCAACGTGCTGCCAAACATTGACGAATCCCTTGCTATGCTTTCTAAAATTGATCTGCAAACCGAGGAATTAAAGGCAATCAAAGAAAAATACCAAAAAATGCTGGAAGCCTATAAGGAAGGGTTCCAAATCATGCTGAGCGCCGCTGAGGCAGGTGACGAAGCAGGTGTAGAGGCCTCAGGAGTAAAGATCGACGAGGGTATTAAGCTTTTAGATGAGTATAACAAAGCTTTAGAGGATTTGGCCAAAGAAAAGAACATGGAGGTTACCTACGAATCTAAGTAAACCCAAAATAAATATTTATCATAAGCAACCAAACCCTGTAACCTTAGTGATTACAGGGTTTTTTAAAATTATAAAAAATTGCTTGACAGACAGGCAAATGTTGGCTTAGTATAATAACAATTTAAGACAATTAAATACTTAAACCGATGAGTAAGAGAAGTAAGAAAGATTTTGCATTTACAGAGAGTCGCAGATGCTGGGATTGCGATAATGCAAACTTTACTGAATGGACTTATGAGGGCTGGCTGAAATGATTTCCAAATCAGAGTAGGTTCAGACGAGAGCTCAACTCGTTACAAAGTGAGGATGTATGTTAGTACATTATAGAGTGGGTCTATGACCAATTTGGGTGGTACCGCAGGAGTTTAACTCTTGTCCCTTGTATTAGGGGCAAGAGTTTTTAATTTTTTAGAAAAAAATGGGAGGAAAAGAAATGAAAAAATCACTATTGAAAACTCTGCTAGGCTTATGTATGGTAACCCTGTTGACAGTATTTGCGGGCTGCAGCTCCGGCGAGAAAGAAGCAGCGGAACAAACAAGCGGAGACGCAAAAACCTATAAAATAGGTATTACACAAATTGCCGATCACCCTTCCCTGGATAACTGCCGTATCGGTTTTATTGAAGGATTGAAAGAAGAAGGTTTCATCGAGGGTGAAAATGTTATCTTTGATTACAAAAGCGCCAAGGGTGAAATAGCAACCGCCAATACCATTGCAACCAGCTTTGTGGGCAATAACTACGACCTTATTTGTGCCATTGCTACCCCCTCTGCCCAAACAGCCTATACCGCTGCCGTGGAGAAAAAAATCCCCGTAGTTTTCTCCGCTGTTTCCGACCCCATTGCCGCTAAACTGGCCAACAGTCTGGAGCAACCCGGCAAAGGCGCCACCGGTACCAGTGATGTCATACCAGTGGAACAACAACTGGCCATGATTAGAGCCTTTTTGCCCGATGCTAAAAAAATCGGTATTTTATACAATACCAGCGAACCAAACTCCGCTACCCAAATTGCCATGTACGAAGCAGCCGCTGGCAAGTATAACTTTGAGATTGTTAAAGTTGGTGTAGCAACCCAGGCCGATATTCCCATGGCCACCGATAACATTCTCGGCAAAGTGGACTGTATCACCAACCTGACTGACAACCTGGTTGTCTCTAACCTGCAAACCGTATTAGGCAAAGCAAATGCTAAGAAAATTCCCGTCTTTGGCTCCGAGGAAGAGCAAGTGAAAAACGGCTGTCTGGCTTCCCAGGGTATCGATTACATTAAACTGGGTGTGCAAACTGGTAAAATAGCTGCCAGAGTCTTAAAGGGCGAAGACATCAATAACATCCCCATTGAAACCATTCAAGAGAGTCAACTGGTTGTTAATGAAACTGTGATGAACAACCTGGGTCTCACATTACCAGAAAGTCTGAAAGCTACCGCTCAACTGGTCAAATAAGGGTATATTGGAGCAGCATCGGAGGCACAAACATGTTTGACATACTAATTGGCGTATTAGAGCAAGGCTTTATCTACGGAATTATGGCTCTGGGAGTCTATATCAGTTATAAAATCCTCAACTTTCCCGACCTAACGGTGGACGGCAGTTTCCCTCTTGGGGCTGCCGTCACTGCCGTTTTACTTACAGCCGGGGTCAACCCCTGGCTTGCTCTGGTGGTTTCTTTTATCGCAGGCATTGGGGCAGGCCTGATCACCGGTATTATCCACGTAAAATTTAAAGTGACGGATCTGCTATCTGGTATTTTGGTGATGACAGCGTTATACTCCATAAATTACCGTATTGCAGATAAAAAAGCCAATATTCCCATCTTTGACAGCAACACCATCTTTAATAGCGGCATCGCCAAGCATTTTCCCGAAGCAATATCGTCATTTTTGGTGCTTGTCATCGTCTTTCTGGTGGCCCTAATTATGAAATTTCTCTTGGATTGGTATCTAAGTACCAAATCCGGTTTTCTCTTAAGGGCAACCGGAGATAACAAACAATTTGTCACCTCCATAGCCAAAGACTACGGCACCATTAAGATTATTGGTCTGGCCATCTCCAACGCCTTTGTCGCCCTGGCCGGCTCCGTTGTTTGCCAACAGCAAAAGCTGTTCGATATCTCCATGGGTACCGGAACCATCGTCATGGGCCTGGCTGCCGTAATTATCGGTTTAAACGTCTTTAAACCACTCAAATTTCTCAAGGCCACCACCATGGTCTTGGGTGGCTCTATCATCTACAAAGCCTGTGTCGCCATGGCCTTTGAAGTGGGCTTTGACAATGCAGATATTCGCCTGATAACCGCAGTATTATTCCTAATTGCCCTCATTTCCAACGGTAGAATACTGAAAGCACGGGAGGAATAAAGTTGCTGACCCTAAACAATATCCATAAGACCTACAATAAAGGCACCATCAACGAAACTGTCCTATTTACAGACTTTAATCTCACCATTGCAGAGGGACAGTTTATCTCGGTAGTGGGTAGCAATGGTTCCGGCAAATCAAGCTTGCTCAATATTATCTGCGGCAGTATAGGAATAGACAGCGGCAGTATCCTCCTGCGGGATAAAGATATTACCCACTTAAAGGAGCATAAACGGGCGGAATTTATAGGACGGGTTTTTCAAGACCCCTCCAAGGGTACCTGCCCCAACATGACCATCTTAGAAAATATGTCCCTGGCAGACAACAAAGGAAAAAGCTTCGGACTAACCAGGGGGGTTAATAAAAAGCGGATTGATTACTATAGAACTCTGCTGGAGCAGCTCAAACTGGGCCTGGAAGATAAACTAAACGTGGAGGTTGGTGCCCTCTCCGGCGGACAACGTCAAGCTCTGGCCCTTTTAACCTCCACCATGACACCCATTGACCTGCTGATCCTCGATGAACATACTGCCGCCCTGGATCCAAAAACCTCTGAAAATATCATGGAACTAACGGATCAAATCGTCAAATCCAAAGGGATCACCACCCTGATGGTGACCCACAACCTGAAATTTGCCGTAGAATATGGCAACCGCATCTTGATGATGCACGATGGCAATATCGTCATCGATGCTACCGATGCTGAAAAGAAAGAGATTGGCATTAACAATCTGCTTTCGGTATTCAATGAAATTAGCATTGAATGTGGTAATTAGCCAGCTTGGAGCAGTAACTGTTAATACAAAGGATAATGTATTGTTTTGTCGAATACATGTCGAATATAAATTGTCAAATTATAGAAAAGGACATATTAATGAAAAAAATTGTTTTAGTACTGGTCACTTTATTTACTTTAACTTTTGCTGGCATAGCATCGGCCGATACAATTGACTAGTAATTGGTAACAAACAAGCCCAAATCAATGGTAAAAATGTTACTATGACTGCTCCAGCCCAAATTATTAAAGGCAGTACACTAGTTCCATTAAGATTTGTAGGTGAAGCTTTTGGCTGCGACGTTCAATGGAATAACGCAACACAAACCGCCACCATTAAAAATCATCGGTAAGACGTTTTATTCAACTAGAAAGAAACACTACCAAAGAAGTATTCGTTCCTCTTGCGGCTGATTGGGGTGAACAAGCCCAGGTAGACTGGGGCAGAGCAAAGGTCTACATCAATGATCGCTTAACTGAGGTTTGTCTTTTCTGCCTAAGGCTTAAAGCTAGCTTAGTTCCATTTGTTTGGGCTTTTCCTACTGAAAAAATAGAAGCATTTCTAGAAGGTCATAGGCTTGCCTTTGAGTGGTTAGGTGGAGTACCCGGAACCCTTGTATATGATAACCCCAAGACAGCGGTTACCAAAATTTTAAAAGGGCCATATAGGGAGGAGCACACCATGCTTTCTAGCCTAAGAGCCCATTACCTCTTTGACAGTGAGTTTTGTAACCCCGGTAAAGGTAATGAAAAGGGTACAGTTGAGAACCTCGTTAAATATGTAAGACGTAATGCTATGGTTCCTTTACCCCGAGTCAGTTCTCTTGAAGAACTAAATCAAAAATTAATAAGCTGGTGTGAAAATCAACGCCAGATACACGCCAAAGATTGGGAGCAGGAACGCCGGGAATTAAGACCTTTGCCAACAAGTCCTTTTAGATGTTGTAAAACCAACGTAGTTAAAGTCAACAGCTTACTTCTGTTCCAGTTTGACCGTAATTACTACTCTGTTCCCATGGATTGTGGACATAAAAAACTCCGGGTAGAAGCATTTGTGGATAAGATAGAAGTTTATGACAATAACAAATTAGTAGCTGTGCATAAACGTTCCTATAAACGTGGCGAAAAAGTCATGGAGTTGGAACACTATTTGCCTGTAATTGCACGGAAGCCAAGGGCTGCCAAGAATGCACTGGTGGTTAGAAAGCTTCCTGAAGTTTACCAAAAACTAAGGATTATGCTGTGTAAACGCTCTCCGGAAGGATATAGAGAGTATGCT
This region of Desulforamulus ferrireducens genomic DNA includes:
- a CDS encoding RrF2 family transcriptional regulator, which produces MKLNQATDYAFRAVYYLAGLPKGQLVEAKTIAEAEKIPLRFLIKILRSLLAAGIVVSYRGVSGGYALAKEPREITLKDVVEAVEGPIELNRCLVDPSECNKNQSAHCSLHRALFSIRQTLNRELAKYDFDTLHKN
- a CDS encoding PAS domain-containing sensor histidine kinase: MLYQGHFSHFAPAARLPLSKVMEQSQAVSKLLEMQSVFDALPNVMMILNQQRQLVHCNQALLELLNIDDPKLILGKRPGEILACEHACENQAGCGTTETCRTCGAAFAIISSLCGQKTSQECRISVKRGDEREALDLLITATPFVLDDQCFTIVFINNISDEKRRQVLEKIFFHDIINTAGSLRGIVELLGSSKDPHIKQELLQDLEEVADALIEEILEQRDLMSAENNELVVRRVPLEAQKLLGQVVEQFANHPAARGIVLNLSENTENITFCCDPVLLRRILGNMIKNAIEASQPGETVKLGVVQKDRQVKFWVNNPQVMPREVQLQIFKRSFSTKGSGRGVGTYSMKLLAERYLQGKVSFQVSETEGTTFWASFPIEIKE
- a CDS encoding sporulation protein YjcZ; this encodes MGFGYGGDVGYGGNCGCGGGGGFWGPNSFIIFLILILLLGGGGYCREE
- a CDS encoding sulfite exporter TauE/SafE family protein, which gives rise to MSTTEIIIVLIAGLVSGFVNVVGGGGSLISMPALIFMGLPSAVANGTNRVALMVQSLVAIGYFRNKGYFYPKLSAIFGIPAVLGSIVGAKFAISLSDDMFNKILAIVMIVVAVLVIVRPEKRFLNMGEIGENLSKPRLILASLAFFGVGFYGGFIQAGVGFIIIAAMALITGMSLVKINSIKVSVTIIYIFASLLVFVLSGKVDWVLGIVLSLGNAVGAYFGSMFSVSKGDKWIRIFLVVSVVLMSAKLLGVHKLIGF
- a CDS encoding GntR family transcriptional regulator — its product is MTERLELAPIESVPQPQIRDKVYERLRGAIVNGLLKPGERLVERQLAQVLGVSRTPIREAIRMLELEGLVAHVPRVGSVVAQVTDSEVLEIYRIRAVLEGLAARMAAEKIKPEQLAKLMELMNCLEEKVQKGETEELEKLHQEFNDVIYQAADSNRLYSMITTLVDHIARYTRVGYSHPGRLQEATLEHRRLVEAIRMRDGALAERIARDHIDNSRRAYFSEMAQFVHKSLERT
- a CDS encoding transposase codes for the protein MARKQRVHYHGAIYHVIARGNNKDDIFKDNQDKQKYLVLLERYKKKYTFSLYAYVIMDNHFHLLIQVYETPLSKIMQGLQLSYTQYFNKKYTHVGHVFQQRYKAEICEGDQYLLMLIKYIHENPCRANIAGLSQYYWSSHKDYLKPESDLVDIKFPLSIFAAEGKIARQRYLEFMQVAKEVQLDGIKEELIVPERKSDPPEGKELKLRLDDIVEFAIGKSGMKREEVFVQTRQQRYVEVRRLIIYLSLSLKVATRSEVAKYLGMSQSNVTRAYNLYADNQENRAFGEKILKELESYALMQA
- a CDS encoding ABC transporter substrate-binding protein, whose protein sequence is MKKSLLKTLLGLCMVTLLTVFAGCSSGEKEAAEQTSGDAKTYKIGITQIADHPSLDNCRIGFIEGLKEEGFIEGENVIFDYKSAKGEIATANTIATSFVGNNYDLICAIATPSAQTAYTAAVEKKIPVVFSAVSDPIAAKLANSLEQPGKGATGTSDVIPVEQQLAMIRAFLPDAKKIGILYNTSEPNSATQIAMYEAAAGKYNFEIVKVGVATQADIPMATDNILGKVDCITNLTDNLVVSNLQTVLGKANAKKIPVFGSEEEQVKNGCLASQGIDYIKLGVQTGKIAARVLKGEDINNIPIETIQESQLVVNETVMNNLGLTLPESLKATAQLVK
- a CDS encoding ABC transporter permease → MFDILIGVLEQGFIYGIMALGVYISYKILNFPDLTVDGSFPLGAAVTAVLLTAGVNPWLALVVSFIAGIGAGLITGIIHVKFKVTDLLSGILVMTALYSINYRIADKKANIPIFDSNTIFNSGIAKHFPEAISSFLVLVIVFLVALIMKFLLDWYLSTKSGFLLRATGDNKQFVTSIAKDYGTIKIIGLAISNAFVALAGSVVCQQQKLFDISMGTGTIVMGLAAVIIGLNVFKPLKFLKATTMVLGGSIIYKACVAMAFEVGFDNADIRLITAVLFLIALISNGRILKAREE
- a CDS encoding ABC transporter ATP-binding protein is translated as MLTLNNIHKTYNKGTINETVLFTDFNLTIAEGQFISVVGSNGSGKSSLLNIICGSIGIDSGSILLRDKDITHLKEHKRAEFIGRVFQDPSKGTCPNMTILENMSLADNKGKSFGLTRGVNKKRIDYYRTLLEQLKLGLEDKLNVEVGALSGGQRQALALLTSTMTPIDLLILDEHTAALDPKTSENIMELTDQIVKSKGITTLMVTHNLKFAVEYGNRILMMHDGNIVIDATDAEKKEIGINNLLSVFNEISIECGN
- a CDS encoding copper amine oxidase N-terminal domain-containing protein, coding for MTAPAQIIKGSTLVPLRFVGEAFGCDVQWNNATQTATIKNHR
- the istA gene encoding IS21 family transposase; the encoded protein is MQLERNTTKEVFVPLAADWGEQAQVDWGRAKVYINDRLTEVCLFCLRLKASLVPFVWAFPTEKIEAFLEGHRLAFEWLGGVPGTLVYDNPKTAVTKILKGPYREEHTMLSSLRAHYLFDSEFCNPGKGNEKGTVENLVKYVRRNAMVPLPRVSSLEELNQKLISWCENQRQIHAKDWEQERRELRPLPTSPFRCCKTNVVKVNSLLLFQFDRNYYSVPMDCGHKKLRVEAFVDKIEVYDNNKLVAVHKRSYKRGEKVMELEHYLPVIARKPRAAKNALVVRKLPEVYQKLRIMLCKRSPEGYREYAKILLLNMEYNFQDVLTAVEDSLKSGHTGFEQIRQLLISKELRIKHTVKRVPANTLPTLNIPIDSPSKFNYLIGGATT